One window of Leptotrichia sp. oral taxon 498 genomic DNA carries:
- the accD gene encoding acetyl-CoA carboxylase, carboxyltransferase subunit beta has translation MGLFSSRKSKNKYATLTAKSKLTLDVVDDNKWQKCKRCNEIIYNEDLKNNLNICPKCGNYFRLTAFERIELLIDHETFFEEDMTVHSKNILDFSGYEEKLEVAREKSRMLDGVISGIGKINGIEVSIAAMEFNFMGGSMGSVVGEKITRALERGLEKKIPVVIVSSSGGARMQEGIVSLMQMAKTSGAVKRLNEAGIPFISVPVDPTTGGVTASFAMLGDVIVTEPNALIAFAGPRVIEQTVNQKLPKGFQRAEFLLEHGMVDVISERKDLKETIYRIIEKLI, from the coding sequence ATGGGATTATTTTCGAGCAGAAAATCAAAAAACAAGTATGCAACACTTACAGCTAAATCAAAATTGACGCTTGATGTTGTTGATGACAATAAGTGGCAAAAATGTAAGCGTTGTAATGAAATCATTTACAACGAAGATTTAAAAAACAATTTAAATATTTGTCCAAAATGTGGAAATTATTTTAGGCTTACGGCATTTGAACGAATTGAGCTGCTTATTGATCATGAGACATTTTTTGAAGAAGATATGACGGTTCATTCAAAAAATATCTTAGATTTTTCAGGTTACGAAGAAAAATTGGAAGTGGCAAGAGAAAAAAGTAGAATGCTTGACGGTGTAATCAGTGGAATTGGGAAAATAAATGGGATAGAAGTTAGTATTGCGGCTATGGAATTTAATTTTATGGGTGGTAGTATGGGTTCCGTTGTTGGAGAAAAAATAACTCGTGCGTTAGAACGTGGACTTGAGAAAAAAATACCGGTTGTAATTGTCTCAAGCTCTGGTGGAGCTAGAATGCAGGAGGGAATTGTTTCACTTATGCAAATGGCAAAGACCTCTGGAGCTGTAAAAAGATTAAATGAAGCTGGGATTCCTTTTATCTCCGTTCCAGTCGATCCGACTACAGGTGGAGTTACGGCATCGTTTGCAATGCTTGGAGATGTAATTGTGACTGAGCCAAATGCGCTAATTGCATTTGCAGGGCCAAGAGTAATTGAGCAAACTGTTAATCAAAAATTGCCAAAAGGATTTCAAAGAGCGGAATTTTTGTTGGAACATGGGATGGTGGATGTTATTTCTGAAAGAAAAGATCTGAAAGAAACAATTTATAGAATAATTGAAAAATTAATATAA
- a CDS encoding pseudouridine synthase: MEEKKVVVNSEMENMRLDRYLRKQFKNESLSKIFSAIRNGDVKVNAKKSKESYRLSLGDILTIKMLKSSEKKENNFEKIKIKKEDIENYKKMIIFENKDFFIVNKKEKVAMHKGTGHSYGLSEVFKKIYQNKNINFSNRLDYDTSGLVIGCKNLKFLRYISEKIRNNEVKKKYFAIVQNNNKKNTNNIDNVNIKELKELKKLKKEDKLNFKIENYLTTGKNGVIVSDSPISKDSKKSITYFKEKKLAHLKNFELLKDKKNIVLDIDLVTGRKHQIRAQLANAGLPIIGDSKYGKKGEKFYLCCYFVSFDNFKFSIESEVFI; encoded by the coding sequence TTGGAAGAAAAAAAAGTAGTTGTGAACTCTGAAATGGAAAATATGCGTCTTGACAGGTATTTGCGAAAACAGTTTAAAAATGAGTCGCTTAGCAAAATTTTTTCCGCTATTAGAAATGGAGATGTGAAAGTTAATGCTAAAAAGTCCAAAGAAAGTTATAGACTTTCTTTGGGCGATATTCTGACAATAAAAATGTTGAAATCTTCTGAAAAAAAAGAAAATAATTTTGAAAAAATTAAGATAAAAAAAGAGGATATTGAAAATTATAAAAAAATGATAATTTTTGAGAATAAAGATTTTTTCATTGTGAATAAGAAAGAAAAAGTTGCGATGCACAAAGGAACTGGGCATAGTTATGGACTTTCAGAAGTTTTTAAAAAAATTTATCAAAATAAGAATATAAATTTTTCAAATCGCTTGGATTACGATACATCAGGACTTGTGATTGGCTGTAAGAATTTAAAGTTTTTACGGTACATTTCGGAAAAAATTAGAAATAATGAAGTCAAAAAAAAATATTTTGCGATTGTTCAAAATAACAATAAGAAAAATACAAATAATATAGATAATGTAAATATTAAAGAATTAAAAGAGTTAAAAAAATTAAAAAAAGAGGATAAATTAAATTTTAAGATTGAAAATTATTTGACAACAGGAAAAAATGGAGTAATTGTAAGCGACAGTCCAATTTCAAAAGATTCAAAAAAAAGTATCACATATTTTAAAGAGAAAAAACTTGCACACTTAAAAAATTTTGAATTATTAAAAGATAAAAAAAATATAGTTTTGGATATTGATTTGGTAACTGGAAGAAAGCATCAGATAAGAGCACAACTTGCAAATGCAGGTTTACCAATAATTGGAGATTCTAAATATGGAAAAAAAGGGGAAAAATTTTATTTGTGCTGCTATTTCGTTTCTTTTGATAATTTTAAATTTTCAATTGAAAGTGAAGTTTTTATTTAA
- the rodA gene encoding rod shape-determining protein RodA, whose amino-acid sequence MLQNQRLLEQIKNSFSQMDKIILLIIYALVTLSTIFVYSATRKSGFVGKNIMWIVIGTILLIIISFIDYREVKKYTRHIYGICIVLLLVVRFLGKKTLGAQRWISIGPFQLQPSEFVKIAIIIMIAYRIAQEYKDGINNLKDIVTAILPVSPLILLILIQPDLGTTLITVAAYVFMIFLYGANMKPIWIIGTVILLSIYPVYRFVLSKYQKTRVETFLRPEKDEKGTGWHVTQSKISVGAGGVLGKGVLQGSQSRLEFLPEAQTDFIFSVLSEELGFAGSVLTLLLYFGLIFRTMRITRVIHDEFGKLLLYGISGVFFMHVIVNVGMTIGLVPVTGKPLLFMSYGGSSFLAAFLMIGLVESVKIHAD is encoded by the coding sequence ATGTTACAGAACCAGAGATTATTAGAACAGATAAAAAATAGTTTTTCTCAGATGGACAAAATAATTTTGTTGATAATATATGCACTTGTAACACTTAGTACAATATTTGTTTACAGTGCGACAAGAAAAAGTGGATTTGTTGGGAAAAATATCATGTGGATTGTGATAGGGACAATTTTACTAATTATTATATCGTTTATTGATTACAGAGAAGTAAAAAAATACACTAGACATATATATGGGATATGTATTGTTCTTTTACTTGTTGTAAGATTTTTAGGAAAAAAAACATTGGGAGCGCAACGTTGGATTTCGATTGGACCTTTTCAATTGCAGCCTTCGGAATTTGTAAAAATTGCAATTATCATAATGATTGCATATAGAATTGCACAAGAATATAAAGATGGAATTAATAATTTAAAAGATATTGTAACAGCAATTTTGCCTGTTTCACCACTTATTCTTTTAATTTTAATTCAGCCAGATTTGGGAACAACTTTGATTACAGTCGCAGCTTATGTATTTATGATATTTTTATACGGTGCGAATATGAAGCCGATTTGGATAATTGGAACGGTTATCTTGCTCTCAATTTATCCTGTGTATAGATTTGTGCTTAGTAAATATCAAAAAACGAGAGTGGAAACATTTTTGCGGCCAGAAAAAGATGAGAAAGGAACTGGGTGGCACGTCACTCAGTCTAAAATTTCAGTTGGAGCAGGAGGAGTTCTTGGAAAGGGAGTTTTGCAAGGAAGTCAAAGTCGACTGGAATTTTTACCAGAAGCTCAGACAGACTTTATTTTCTCAGTTTTATCTGAAGAATTGGGGTTTGCTGGTTCGGTTTTAACTTTGCTATTATATTTCGGGCTTATATTCAGGACGATGAGAATAACTCGTGTAATACATGATGAATTTGGGAAATTGCTCCTCTACGGAATTTCAGGCGTGTTTTTTATGCATGTAATCGTAAATGTTGGAATGACAATAGGACTTGTGCCAGTTACTGGAAAGCCGCTTCTTTTTATGAGTTATGGAGGAAGTTCATTTCTTGCGGCATTTCTTATGATAGGATTAGTTGAGAGTGTAAAAATTCACGCAGATTAG
- a CDS encoding M16 family metallopeptidase, which translates to MVEKIKTKSGIEIIFDRLENISTCSVGVFVKTGSRDENDNEEGISHLLEHMIFKGTKKRNYFEISSEIDYLGANINAHTTKEETVFYINTLTEFLGKSVDILFDIVTNSIIDKDELEKEKDVVIEEIKMYKDTPDDLVFELNYGDCINGQYRKPIIGTKESVKGFSSEEIKKYYSERYTKDNIFVVVSGNFDKDEIISKVNEYFDKLEDKKIDRRGKIDFSFNEGKRIEKKDINQVNICISFEGEKYDSKDKVYLDLSSNIIGGSMSSRLFQQIREKNGLAYSVYTYNQYYLSGGISSTYIGTNVQNYKKAIEITLNEFEKLRENGVSQEELQKAKNKYLSKIAFSFENPRARMNILGNYYSRKNEILEPQKLKDEINNVKLKDINKFLKNQYIKKILQF; encoded by the coding sequence ATGGTGGAAAAAATTAAAACAAAATCTGGAATAGAAATTATTTTTGATAGATTGGAAAATATTTCAACTTGCTCGGTCGGAGTTTTTGTCAAGACTGGTTCGAGAGACGAAAATGATAATGAAGAAGGAATTTCACATCTTTTGGAACATATGATTTTTAAAGGGACAAAAAAGAGAAATTATTTTGAAATTTCAAGTGAAATTGATTATCTTGGAGCAAATATAAACGCACATACGACAAAGGAAGAAACAGTCTTTTATATAAATACACTGACTGAATTTTTGGGAAAATCGGTGGACATTTTGTTTGATATAGTTACAAATTCGATTATTGACAAAGATGAACTGGAAAAAGAAAAAGATGTGGTTATCGAAGAGATAAAAATGTATAAAGATACACCTGATGATTTAGTTTTTGAATTAAATTATGGAGATTGTATAAATGGACAGTATAGAAAGCCGATTATTGGGACTAAAGAGAGCGTAAAAGGATTTAGCTCTGAAGAAATAAAAAAATATTATAGCGAAAGATATACAAAAGATAATATTTTTGTCGTAGTTTCAGGAAATTTTGACAAAGATGAAATTATTTCAAAAGTTAATGAGTATTTTGATAAATTGGAAGATAAAAAGATTGATAGAAGGGGTAAAATTGATTTTTCGTTTAACGAAGGTAAAAGAATCGAAAAAAAGGACATCAATCAAGTAAATATCTGCATATCTTTTGAAGGGGAAAAATATGATAGCAAAGATAAAGTTTATTTAGATCTTTCCTCAAACATCATAGGTGGTTCTATGAGTTCCAGACTTTTTCAACAAATTCGTGAAAAAAATGGACTTGCTTATTCGGTTTATACTTACAACCAGTATTATCTCTCAGGGGGAATTTCGTCAACTTACATCGGTACAAATGTTCAAAATTATAAAAAAGCGATAGAAATTACATTAAATGAATTTGAAAAATTGAGAGAAAATGGCGTTTCGCAGGAGGAACTTCAAAAAGCTAAGAATAAATATTTGAGTAAAATTGCGTTTTCGTTTGAAAATCCTCGTGCGAGAATGAACATTCTTGGAAACTATTATTCTAGAAAAAATGAGATTTTGGAGCCGCAAAAGTTGAAAGATGAAATAAATAACGTGAAATTAAAAGATATAAATAAATTTTTAAAAAATCAGTATATCAAAAAAATATTACAGTTTTAG
- a CDS encoding LptF/LptG family permease, which yields MISKLDRYIIVNYIKSFILGMMMFFLIFLLAESINITGWIMDGKFKFHDAIKYLRYGIPEIVTNTAPLGVLLGSLLCISKMAKQLEVTAMKTSGISFSRVVLFPVIISFLISSGIFWLNYSYLGKANAKKENLKELKVNEIDVQKSKSERNFIFVKVDKNTVLFTEYASRMTGEMKNIIIIKMDRGFKKINKMYTAKSARINPNTNRWRFVDLKDYNLTTNLTTPIDNSKLNFTAPMDYVLASPVKVKNLTMPELRKKVVYFTRVGADSLDLRIEFYYRIAFSLSSFVMCFIGLSLGSRYVRGGAAVNIGLSVIIGYAYYGAATILRSLAVSGTIPIYMACFLPLVVFFAIGVKLFKDAEY from the coding sequence ATGATAAGTAAATTAGATAGGTATATAATCGTAAATTATATAAAAAGTTTTATTTTGGGTATGATGATGTTCTTCTTAATATTTTTGTTGGCGGAGAGTATTAATATTACAGGTTGGATTATGGATGGAAAATTTAAATTTCATGATGCAATAAAATATTTAAGATACGGAATTCCTGAAATTGTAACAAACACAGCGCCACTTGGAGTGCTATTAGGAAGTCTTTTGTGTATAAGTAAAATGGCAAAGCAGCTGGAAGTTACCGCTATGAAAACAAGTGGAATAAGTTTTTCAAGAGTAGTTTTATTTCCAGTAATAATTTCATTTTTGATAAGTTCTGGAATATTTTGGCTAAATTACAGTTACTTGGGAAAAGCAAATGCTAAAAAAGAAAATTTGAAAGAACTTAAAGTTAATGAGATAGATGTTCAAAAGTCAAAATCTGAAAGAAATTTTATTTTTGTAAAAGTTGATAAAAATACAGTTCTTTTTACCGAATATGCAAGTCGAATGACGGGAGAAATGAAAAATATTATAATTATAAAAATGGACAGAGGATTTAAAAAAATTAATAAAATGTACACGGCAAAAAGTGCAAGAATCAATCCGAATACAAACAGATGGCGATTTGTTGATTTAAAAGATTATAATCTTACGACAAATTTGACAACTCCGATAGATAATTCAAAATTAAATTTTACAGCTCCTATGGATTATGTACTTGCAAGTCCTGTAAAAGTAAAAAATTTGACAATGCCTGAGCTACGAAAAAAAGTTGTCTATTTTACAAGAGTTGGAGCAGATTCGCTGGATTTACGGATAGAGTTTTATTATAGAATAGCTTTTTCACTGTCATCTTTTGTTATGTGCTTTATTGGGCTATCGCTTGGAAGTAGATATGTCAGAGGTGGAGCTGCAGTAAATATTGGATTATCGGTTATAATAGGGTATGCTTATTACGGTGCTGCTACAATTTTGCGTTCACTTGCTGTATCTGGAACTATACCAATTTATATGGCATGTTTTTTACCTTTGGTAGTATTTTTTGCCATTGGAGTAAAATTATTTAAAGATGCCGAATATTAA
- a CDS encoding LptF/LptG family permease — MKTIDRYIYSSLILPSLFGISIFTFIMMLNVVMEVMERLFASDLPAMSIVDYVCYAMPGVLVQTIPMGAFLGVMLVYGGLSETNEIVAMEGSGIGLFRIIRPAFIFGLILTIIGLSLEIYVNPRALANINAQTKLLLASKPNSLTEEKIFLTNEEKGFGFYIDEVNNKNATAKHFLFINKRGDNPYPIVFLAENAKFDPGIIRFKNIEGFLFKNDGSSHVQAKYQEQEVPISTFFKSEKKVKEKSRKEMNLKELKSYYKKNIKNKDPEKRENALKALVEMYQRMIGPLGSTFLCWLGVLLSVGHRRSGRGISFGVSLIVIFGYIGLASYAKILVLKNHVPANIAMWTPNFVLFLLCIYFSVKKMKGN, encoded by the coding sequence ATGAAAACGATAGATAGATATATTTATAGTTCATTAATTTTACCGTCGCTATTTGGAATTAGCATATTTACATTTATTATGATGTTAAATGTTGTAATGGAAGTTATGGAGAGATTGTTTGCGAGCGATTTACCAGCCATGTCAATAGTGGATTATGTGTGTTATGCTATGCCTGGTGTACTTGTCCAGACTATACCGATGGGAGCATTTTTAGGAGTAATGCTAGTTTATGGCGGGCTTTCTGAAACTAATGAAATTGTCGCAATGGAAGGTTCTGGAATCGGGCTTTTTAGAATAATTAGACCAGCGTTTATTTTTGGACTTATTCTAACAATAATTGGTCTGAGCCTGGAAATTTATGTAAACCCAAGAGCACTTGCAAATATTAATGCACAAACAAAGCTGCTACTTGCCTCTAAACCGAATTCACTGACGGAAGAAAAAATATTTTTGACAAATGAAGAAAAGGGATTTGGCTTTTATATTGATGAAGTGAATAATAAAAATGCGACAGCGAAACATTTTTTGTTTATAAATAAGAGAGGGGATAATCCATATCCCATTGTATTTTTAGCAGAAAATGCAAAATTTGATCCAGGGATAATAAGATTTAAAAATATCGAAGGATTTTTATTTAAAAATGACGGAAGCAGTCATGTTCAAGCAAAATATCAAGAACAAGAAGTTCCGATTTCTACATTTTTTAAATCAGAAAAAAAAGTGAAGGAAAAAAGTAGAAAAGAAATGAATTTGAAAGAGCTAAAAAGTTATTATAAAAAGAATATTAAAAATAAAGATCCAGAAAAAAGAGAAAATGCACTAAAGGCGTTAGTTGAAATGTATCAAAGAATGATAGGACCTCTTGGAAGTACATTTTTATGCTGGCTGGGAGTTTTGCTTTCGGTGGGTCACAGAAGAAGCGGAAGGGGAATCAGTTTTGGTGTCAGCCTTATTGTAATTTTTGGATATATTGGTCTGGCTAGTTATGCTAAAATTTTGGTGTTAAAAAATCATGTTCCTGCAAATATTGCGATGTGGACGCCAAATTTTGTACTTTTCTTGCTTTGTATCTATTTTTCTGTGAAAAAGATGAAAGGGAATTAA
- a CDS encoding CvpA family protein, with product MILDTVFVMMLVAFLVMGYGYGFTLGFYDMFKWIFIMFFSKLLFNTVIKRPKASLFNQLNFYIILIFLLYLIITIFLFKNSQFLKKIKVDERFNGAAGMLFAGIKMFLVVLIIYVIVVIGGMKSKRVRVLCKESQVIQTVANFAPQYVDLFPKFMKYSIKNYTEEKKEREKIKEVLDYYRRNNKDGSFKF from the coding sequence ATGATATTGGACACAGTATTTGTGATGATGTTGGTGGCATTTCTCGTAATGGGATACGGATATGGATTTACTTTGGGATTTTATGACATGTTTAAATGGATATTTATTATGTTTTTTTCAAAATTATTATTTAACACGGTTATTAAAAGACCTAAAGCATCATTATTCAATCAATTGAATTTTTACATAATATTAATATTCCTGCTTTATTTAATTATTACAATATTTTTGTTCAAAAATTCCCAATTTTTAAAAAAAATAAAAGTGGATGAAAGATTTAATGGAGCGGCTGGAATGTTATTTGCTGGTATAAAAATGTTTTTGGTTGTATTAATTATCTATGTTATAGTCGTAATAGGCGGAATGAAGAGTAAAAGAGTTAGAGTTTTGTGCAAAGAGAGTCAAGTGATACAGACCGTAGCGAATTTCGCTCCTCAATATGTAGATTTATTTCCAAAGTTTATGAAATATTCTATTAAAAATTATACGGAAGAAAAAAAAGAGAGGGAAAAAATAAAAGAAGTGCTGGATTATTATAGAAGAAATAATAAAGATGGCAGTTTTAAATTTTAA
- the alr gene encoding alanine racemase, with product MRCWAEINIKNLYHNIDEIEKVAPKEKMIAVIKADAYGHGMLKICESLIQKGIRHFAVATAEEALKVKEFDNDVSVLILGPIEYEYMDKISEKNIYFMVTDFEEIKYLEKSQIPTDVFLKVDTGMGRVGFQKYEIDELIEKLKNCKFVKPIGIFSHFSSSDTDAKYTEFQENNFEEISKKIISKLPSVKYKHLLNSFGSLKLENDKYDFVRVGIIIYGGVTDEETKPYKFKPVMSLFAKISYIKKLKEDSFISYGNTYLGKAGQTYATVSIGYADGVRRDLSNKGYIYYKGHRCEIVGRVCMDQLMVHIPAELADEVKKGDVVEFFGENISVSEVANLCNTISYEILCGISQRVPRIYVK from the coding sequence ATGCGTTGTTGGGCGGAAATAAACATTAAAAACTTATATCACAATATAGATGAAATTGAAAAAGTGGCGCCAAAAGAAAAGATGATAGCCGTTATAAAAGCAGATGCTTATGGTCATGGAATGTTAAAAATATGTGAATCGCTGATTCAAAAAGGAATTAGGCACTTTGCTGTTGCAACTGCCGAAGAAGCACTAAAAGTAAAGGAATTTGACAATGATGTGAGCGTTCTTATATTAGGACCGATAGAATATGAATATATGGATAAAATTTCAGAAAAAAATATTTATTTTATGGTAACAGACTTTGAAGAAATTAAATATTTGGAAAAATCTCAAATTCCAACTGATGTCTTTTTAAAAGTTGACACCGGAATGGGAAGAGTTGGATTTCAAAAATATGAAATTGATGAATTAATAGAAAAACTAAAAAATTGTAAATTTGTTAAACCAATTGGAATTTTTTCCCATTTTTCTTCTTCTGATACGGATGCGAAATATACTGAGTTTCAAGAAAATAACTTTGAAGAAATTAGCAAAAAAATAATTTCAAAATTACCATCTGTAAAATACAAACATTTGTTAAACAGTTTTGGAAGTTTAAAATTGGAAAATGACAAATATGATTTTGTGAGAGTTGGAATAATAATTTACGGTGGTGTTACCGATGAAGAGACAAAGCCTTATAAATTTAAACCTGTGATGTCACTTTTTGCTAAAATCAGCTATATCAAAAAATTAAAAGAAGATAGTTTTATAAGTTATGGAAACACTTATTTGGGAAAAGCAGGGCAGACTTATGCGACTGTTTCTATAGGTTATGCTGACGGAGTGAGACGAGATCTGTCAAATAAAGGTTATATCTATTATAAAGGACATAGATGCGAAATCGTGGGAAGAGTTTGTATGGATCAGCTTATGGTGCACATTCCAGCAGAATTGGCAGATGAAGTGAAAAAAGGCGATGTAGTTGAATTTTTTGGGGAAAATATAAGTGTTTCAGAAGTTGCAAATTTATGTAATACAATTTCATATGAAATTTTGTGTGGAATTAGTCAGAGAGTTCCGAGAATTTATGTAAAATAG
- the secF gene encoding protein translocase subunit SecF, producing the protein MTKFRVIKHQKYYLSFSAIMVILSLIFLFTIKLNLGIDFKGGNLIQLKYPQKVEQIKVNGTLDSLISAIPQLKTKRVQFSETDNSVIIRTSQLTNAQKNEMLTQLEKNTGKYEITKDDTVGAVIGKELTMNAIKALLIGSIFIVIYITVRFELVYAIAGILALLHDVIISFGLIALFRYEIDTPFVAAILTILGYSINDTIVVFDRIRENEKKNKKNRENKPFSEIIETGINQVFARSIYTSLTTLFSVIVLLIFGGDSLKTFSMTLFLGMLFGTYSSIFVASPLVYLMKKLKKNNNNDKKQEKSNRTTKTVNGYDEKDKVLV; encoded by the coding sequence ATGACTAAATTTCGAGTGATAAAACATCAAAAATATTATTTATCATTTTCAGCAATAATGGTAATATTGTCCCTAATATTTCTTTTTACTATAAAATTAAATTTGGGAATAGATTTTAAAGGTGGAAATCTTATTCAGCTAAAATATCCACAAAAAGTGGAACAGATAAAAGTAAATGGAACATTGGACAGTTTGATAAGTGCGATTCCGCAACTAAAAACAAAAAGAGTGCAGTTTTCAGAAACAGACAACAGTGTTATAATTAGAACAAGTCAGTTGACAAATGCGCAAAAAAATGAAATGTTGACACAGCTTGAAAAAAATACTGGAAAATATGAAATTACAAAAGATGACACAGTTGGAGCAGTAATTGGGAAAGAATTGACTATGAATGCGATAAAGGCGCTTTTGATTGGAAGTATATTTATTGTAATTTACATAACTGTAAGATTTGAGCTAGTTTATGCCATTGCTGGAATTTTGGCACTTCTTCACGATGTAATTATTTCATTTGGACTTATTGCGCTTTTCAGATACGAAATTGATACTCCGTTTGTTGCGGCAATTTTAACAATTTTAGGATATTCAATAAACGATACGATTGTGGTGTTTGACAGAATTCGTGAAAATGAAAAGAAAAATAAGAAAAATAGAGAAAATAAACCTTTTTCAGAAATTATTGAAACTGGGATAAATCAAGTATTTGCTCGTTCGATTTATACTTCTCTTACAACATTATTTTCAGTTATAGTTTTACTTATTTTTGGTGGAGATTCGCTAAAAACTTTTAGTATGACATTGTTTTTAGGAATGTTGTTTGGTACTTATTCATCAATATTTGTGGCAAGTCCGCTAGTTTATTTGATGAAAAAATTGAAAAAAAATAACAATAACGATAAAAAACAAGAAAAATCAAATAGAACAACTAAAACAGTAAACGGATACGATGAAAAAGATAAAGTATTAGTTTAA
- the secD gene encoding protein translocase subunit SecD encodes MENSKKHYIWLLIILVVPAIILSLNKIKLGLDLRGGTSVVLQAQGKIDKDTMNKVRDIIERRVNSLGVAEPVIQISGNDKLIVELAGIKDPKKAVDLIGTTAKLEFKIKDANGNYGPTLLEGGALKNAGIGQDNLSRPVVTFELTPSGAEKFAKITRENKGKQLAIMLDGKEQSAPRINEEIAGGSGSISGNFTMESANDLANLLKSGALPVEIKIVENRTVGATLGVDSIQKTEIAGVIAMLAISIFMIAIYKIPGIVADIALLINGFLVLASLSMVGAALTLPGIAGFILTLGMAVDSNVITYERIKEEMALGESLHDAIEKGYSNALPAIIDGNITTLLIAAVLFFLGTGPIKGFAVTLSLGVVVTIITAVFVSKVLLRFVVKTFNLKKEQLFWKGVPKND; translated from the coding sequence ATGGAAAATAGTAAAAAGCACTATATTTGGCTACTTATTATATTAGTTGTTCCAGCTATTATTTTGTCATTGAATAAAATAAAGCTTGGACTGGATTTGCGTGGAGGAACTTCGGTTGTGCTTCAAGCGCAGGGGAAGATTGACAAGGATACGATGAATAAAGTAAGAGACATTATTGAGAGAAGGGTAAACAGCCTTGGAGTAGCAGAACCTGTAATTCAAATAAGTGGAAATGACAAGTTAATCGTAGAACTTGCGGGAATTAAAGATCCTAAAAAAGCAGTTGACTTGATAGGGACAACAGCAAAGCTGGAATTTAAAATAAAAGATGCAAATGGAAATTATGGACCGACACTTTTAGAAGGTGGAGCGCTTAAAAATGCGGGAATTGGACAAGATAACTTGAGCCGTCCAGTTGTAACTTTTGAGCTAACTCCTTCTGGAGCCGAAAAATTTGCCAAAATTACGAGAGAAAACAAAGGAAAACAACTTGCAATCATGCTTGACGGTAAAGAGCAGTCAGCGCCTAGAATTAACGAAGAAATTGCTGGTGGAAGCGGAAGTATAAGTGGAAACTTTACGATGGAATCTGCAAATGATTTGGCAAATTTATTGAAATCTGGTGCACTTCCTGTGGAAATAAAAATTGTTGAAAATAGAACAGTTGGAGCGACACTTGGAGTTGATTCAATTCAAAAAACTGAAATAGCTGGAGTAATTGCGATGTTAGCAATTTCAATTTTTATGATAGCAATTTATAAAATACCTGGAATTGTGGCGGATATTGCTCTACTTATAAATGGATTTTTGGTATTGGCTTCACTTAGCATGGTTGGTGCGGCATTGACACTTCCGGGAATTGCTGGATTTATTTTGACGCTTGGAATGGCAGTTGACTCAAATGTAATTACATACGAGAGAATTAAAGAAGAAATGGCCCTGGGAGAATCTTTACACGATGCAATAGAAAAAGGATACAGTAACGCTCTTCCAGCAATAATTGACGGAAATATAACGACATTATTAATAGCAGCAGTCCTATTTTTCTTGGGAACAGGACCAATAAAAGGATTTGCCGTAACTTTGTCGCTTGGGGTAGTTGTTACAATAATAACAGCAGTATTTGTATCAAAAGTGTTACTTCGTTTTGTTGTAAAAACATTTAATTTGAAAAAAGAACAGCTGTTCTGGAAAGGAGTTCCAAAAAATGACTAA
- the ruvX gene encoding Holliday junction resolvase RuvX yields the protein MRKFIGLDVGDVRIGVAKCDPLGILATALEVLDRTKIDPIARIKEILDDEGTKKIVVGMPKSLDGSKKRQVEKVEEFVEELKKEIPEIQIIFVDERYTTTEAEHYLKNYSKKSGKERRKVVDMVAASIILQKYLDTLK from the coding sequence ATGAGAAAATTTATTGGACTTGATGTTGGAGATGTGAGAATTGGAGTTGCAAAATGCGATCCTTTGGGAATTCTTGCGACTGCTCTTGAAGTGCTTGACAGGACGAAAATAGATCCAATTGCAAGAATAAAAGAGATTTTAGATGACGAAGGTACGAAAAAAATTGTCGTTGGAATGCCAAAAAGTTTAGATGGAAGTAAAAAAAGGCAAGTCGAAAAAGTTGAAGAATTTGTGGAAGAGTTAAAAAAAGAAATACCCGAAATTCAGATTATTTTTGTGGATGAGAGATATACGACAACAGAAGCGGAACATTATTTGAAAAATTATTCTAAAAAGAGTGGGAAAGAACGAAGAAAAGTTGTGGATATGGTGGCAGCTTCGATAATTTTACAAAAATATTTGGATACATTAAAATAA